From Methylomonas sp. EFPC3, a single genomic window includes:
- the prsK gene encoding XrtA/PEP-CTERM system histidine kinase PrsK, producing the protein MENYIYYSYFTASVAYGLLLIFVVTIKTRYYPFIIAVLCSVVWSTSVTLATKNSHYFFADTLAHETIRNGAWFFLLGSLLSKQRYNSYKQLFKGHTSIVISAFALLIFCLEAFPQALRWTTSVLDTDPRFAGHVVFAVLGLILVEQLYRSTPLKQRWNLKFLCVSLGAIFAVDLLVYSKSLLFNHLDFALWQSRGITNAMVTPFLAITSTRLKLNSENQELTTPRKTIFYTTILFGCGAYLILMSFAGFYIKRANTEWGETAQTVFIFLALLLLIIPFTSGKIRALAKVYFSKHFFHYSYDYREEWLKISKALAKLESLEELKGFIINTLTDLVESTGGGLWLKNDQGKFFLAAEQNLRLTPQEIDYLHNVGDLPLYLANKQWVIDFFELSHAPEVYDDIDLSPWCYEDSQVWLIVPLFHLNKLEAFVVLTQARVPRKLNWEDHDLLKTVGMQLANALALNRASEELANNRQFETYHRLSAFLVHDLKNLVAQISLIVRNAEKHKHNPDFFDDTIDTLNNVVKKMHHIVEQLKQGEPQATANSIVNLAAIVRSIAQQHLGSPPIELTTNLDECPVSADKIKLTNILTNLVQNAQDATRGDGGWVKLELTKNQDYAQVKIVDNGTGMNQQFIAERLFKPFDTTKGNAGMGIGAYEARDYITKNSGQIHVDSELGFGTTFTIQLPLAKRLSETPRN; encoded by the coding sequence ATGGAAAACTATATTTACTACAGCTACTTCACTGCCAGCGTCGCGTACGGGCTTTTATTGATTTTCGTTGTAACCATTAAAACCCGATATTACCCTTTCATAATAGCAGTTCTCTGCTCCGTCGTATGGTCGACGAGCGTGACGCTCGCAACAAAAAATAGCCACTATTTCTTCGCCGACACCCTCGCCCACGAAACGATACGCAACGGAGCATGGTTTTTCCTACTGGGATCGTTACTTTCGAAACAGCGTTACAATAGCTACAAGCAATTGTTTAAAGGGCACACGAGCATCGTTATTTCAGCGTTTGCATTGCTAATTTTTTGCCTGGAGGCGTTTCCGCAAGCGTTGAGATGGACAACCAGCGTTCTCGACACCGATCCCAGATTTGCCGGTCATGTTGTATTTGCAGTTCTCGGTCTGATTCTGGTCGAGCAACTTTATCGCAGCACCCCCTTGAAACAGCGCTGGAATTTAAAATTCCTCTGTGTCAGCCTGGGCGCCATTTTTGCCGTAGATTTACTGGTTTACAGCAAATCTCTGTTGTTCAACCATCTGGACTTCGCACTCTGGCAATCGCGCGGCATCACCAATGCGATGGTAACCCCATTTTTGGCAATCACTTCTACCCGACTCAAGCTTAACAGTGAAAACCAGGAACTGACAACACCCCGCAAGACTATTTTTTACACCACAATCTTATTTGGCTGCGGTGCATATCTCATTTTAATGTCTTTCGCCGGGTTCTATATCAAACGCGCAAACACCGAGTGGGGTGAAACCGCTCAAACAGTATTCATATTTCTGGCACTACTGCTACTGATCATACCTTTCACGTCGGGCAAGATTAGAGCCCTAGCCAAGGTTTACTTTAGCAAACATTTTTTTCACTACAGTTACGACTACCGCGAGGAGTGGCTCAAAATCAGTAAGGCTCTAGCCAAACTTGAATCCTTGGAAGAACTGAAAGGCTTTATTATCAACACCCTGACCGATTTGGTGGAAAGCACTGGCGGCGGTTTATGGCTAAAAAATGACCAAGGCAAATTTTTTCTGGCCGCGGAGCAAAATTTGCGACTAACACCTCAGGAAATTGATTACCTACATAACGTAGGCGACCTGCCCCTTTATTTGGCAAACAAACAGTGGGTTATAGACTTCTTTGAATTATCCCATGCTCCCGAAGTATACGACGACATCGATTTGTCCCCCTGGTGCTACGAAGACAGTCAAGTCTGGTTGATAGTCCCGCTATTTCACTTAAACAAACTGGAAGCTTTCGTCGTCTTAACTCAGGCCAGAGTGCCGAGAAAACTCAACTGGGAAGACCATGACCTACTGAAAACGGTCGGCATGCAACTAGCGAACGCGTTAGCGCTGAATCGAGCCAGCGAAGAGTTGGCTAACAATCGCCAATTCGAAACCTACCATAGGCTCTCCGCTTTTTTAGTGCACGATTTAAAAAACTTAGTCGCACAAATCTCATTGATTGTCAGAAACGCCGAAAAACACAAACATAACCCCGATTTTTTCGACGACACTATCGACACGTTGAATAATGTTGTCAAAAAAATGCACCATATTGTCGAACAGCTAAAACAAGGAGAACCTCAAGCCACCGCAAACAGCATCGTCAATCTAGCGGCCATCGTCCGCTCAATAGCCCAACAACACCTCGGATCGCCGCCGATTGAGTTAACAACCAACCTAGACGAGTGCCCGGTTTCCGCAGACAAAATAAAACTAACCAATATCTTGACCAACTTGGTACAAAATGCCCAGGACGCCACGCGGGGCGACGGTGGCTGGGTTAAGCTTGAATTAACAAAAAACCAAGACTATGCTCAGGTCAAGATCGTGGATAACGGCACAGGCATGAATCAACAATTCATAGCCGAACGCTTATTCAAACCATTCGACACCACCAAAGGTAACGCCGGTATGGGAATAGGTGCTTACGAAGCCCG
- a CDS encoding cyclic nucleotide-binding domain-containing protein: MIEILSDVLKNPLFKEGSAWRRYKLNAGATIVKKGDQGKSLFYLEAGSVRVLGGAELDGNKRVSPGLCDLEAGAVFGDVCLYEARERTASVISLTDVQLLEIRSDMLSVYMDDHPVQGYLFLKELFQTMSRRLGLANDRIEHLLAWGIKAHDIDKYL; encoded by the coding sequence ATGATTGAGATACTTAGTGACGTTCTGAAAAACCCGTTGTTCAAAGAGGGTAGTGCGTGGCGGAGGTATAAGCTGAACGCAGGTGCCACTATCGTCAAAAAGGGTGATCAAGGAAAAAGTTTGTTTTACTTGGAAGCAGGCTCGGTCAGGGTTTTAGGAGGGGCTGAACTGGATGGCAATAAGCGGGTCAGTCCAGGTCTATGTGATCTCGAAGCCGGAGCCGTTTTTGGCGACGTATGTTTGTACGAGGCTAGGGAGCGCACGGCCTCAGTCATATCGTTGACAGATGTCCAGTTACTGGAGATTCGTAGTGACATGTTAAGCGTTTACATGGATGACCATCCGGTTCAGGGGTATTTGTTTCTGAAAGAGTTGTTTCAAACAATGTCGAGGCGATTGGGGTTGGCAAATGATCGTATCGAGCATTTACTGGCATGGGGTATCAAAGCTCATGATATCGATAAGTATTTATAG
- a CDS encoding PEP-CTERM/exosortase system-associated acyltransferase: MEVAQKLSLVESFSRYFRVSLAETVAQKQQVFRIRYRVYCEEFKYESQEHFIDQLEIDEYDPHSRHCLITHIQTGLPAGCVRMVPALGPESESPLPLEKYCSNSLDRDVIGSLQLERHTVCEISRLAVDGAFRRRTGETLTRFGEINGLHFSQQEQRTFSSIAVACFFAATVLTELDNRTNVFAMMEPFLPRMMHRSGIDFQRVGRDIDYHGIRAPYFITTQSVLENMHSELRELYAWIKQTIAE, translated from the coding sequence ATGGAAGTCGCACAAAAGCTGTCATTAGTCGAAAGCTTTAGTCGCTATTTTAGGGTGTCCTTGGCGGAGACCGTTGCGCAAAAACAGCAAGTATTTCGAATAAGATATCGAGTGTATTGCGAAGAGTTTAAGTACGAATCGCAAGAGCATTTCATAGATCAACTTGAGATCGACGAGTACGATCCGCATTCTCGGCATTGCTTGATCACCCACATTCAAACTGGTTTGCCCGCTGGTTGCGTCAGGATGGTTCCGGCGTTGGGTCCAGAATCCGAATCGCCACTGCCTTTGGAGAAATACTGCAGCAATAGTCTGGATCGAGATGTGATCGGTAGTCTTCAGCTTGAGCGGCATACGGTATGCGAGATATCAAGATTGGCGGTCGACGGCGCTTTTCGCAGAAGAACTGGGGAAACTTTGACCCGGTTCGGCGAGATAAACGGTTTGCATTTCTCGCAGCAGGAGCAAAGGACTTTTTCATCCATTGCGGTTGCCTGCTTTTTTGCGGCAACTGTTTTAACCGAGCTCGATAATCGAACTAATGTCTTCGCGATGATGGAGCCGTTTTTGCCGAGGATGATGCATCGGTCAGGTATAGATTTTCAGCGTGTCGGTAGGGACATTGACTATCACGGTATTCGAGCGCCCTACTTTATTACTACACAGTCTGTATTGGAAAATATGCATTCCGAATTGCGGGAACTATACGCTTGGATCAAACAAACTATTGCTGAATAA
- a CDS encoding tetratricopeptide repeat protein, which translates to MAIKIIKDNVDNGLALLCFLLLIGCNSPVETADSHLQKGKDFIEKGEFDKAFLELKSANQSDDKRGEVYYYLALLDEKSNNYKSMKQNLIRALELDANLLQARLKLGKLHVLFGELDKASEQAKAVLNVDPANLEAQIIEASVYVKQEKNDQANTIVQQLLKDNQSNADVLSLAAALAYKANQTAESLNLIDKGLSIDGKNIALRLFRVKINAANNAVDKVIEDYKQLVELYPENNNFKLSLASIYSMTNKLDSAESLLRDVVEKEGYKPDSEITLLEFFNARSKDRVPTEYEAMVNRHQQQAASIVELSKWMMANGFTSNAETGLKKVVASEGSSELGLTAQVLIADIAVGAKKYDSAAQIVDKVLSSNSDFVQAKLLKARLFLINSNPDEAVALLNKLVWDKSNLDEVYSLLGQAHQVKKDRKTADRYFKQALEVNPVNMVAFTNSFGAYLQTGQRDAARQIVEKALKLKPNQINFLIGEAELDILEKRWDQAQDVVHKIALFSKEKAVPIYLQANVLQGRGKYADAVALYEKILQEFPGHLNSMINLVRSYDALGQKEKALAYLEKHHERHPADEVIVGVLSDVYLTSKDYSKAKKLLAVQVEQFPKVPSAYLALAKVEALSGGNVDTVKQVYSKGLQANPGDIQLSLALAGLYEQANEKQMARKIYQELLAKDPDVDVAINNLSSLLVESDSDDDVAKGVLLAEKFKNSENPYFQDTYAWGLVRSGKIPDGMKLLEEIVIKEPKLPEFRYHLGVAHYRSGNKATAVSELKQAIALSDKQKKGFAGVDIAKKMLFEIEHSVTK; encoded by the coding sequence GTGGCTATAAAAATAATTAAAGATAATGTCGATAACGGCCTGGCATTACTTTGTTTTCTTCTGTTGATTGGGTGTAACTCTCCGGTTGAAACTGCCGATAGCCATCTGCAAAAAGGAAAAGACTTTATCGAGAAAGGAGAGTTTGATAAGGCTTTCCTTGAGCTAAAAAGCGCCAATCAGAGTGATGATAAAAGAGGAGAGGTTTACTACTATTTGGCGTTGTTGGATGAAAAATCCAATAATTATAAATCGATGAAACAAAACTTGATCAGGGCGTTAGAGCTAGATGCTAATTTACTTCAGGCTAGATTAAAGTTGGGTAAGTTGCATGTGTTATTTGGTGAGTTAGATAAAGCATCGGAGCAGGCTAAAGCCGTATTGAATGTAGATCCGGCCAACTTAGAAGCTCAGATTATCGAAGCCTCTGTCTATGTGAAGCAAGAAAAGAACGATCAAGCTAATACTATCGTACAACAATTATTGAAAGACAACCAGAGTAATGCCGATGTGCTTTCATTGGCGGCCGCTCTGGCTTATAAAGCTAACCAAACGGCAGAGTCTTTGAATCTAATTGACAAGGGCTTGAGTATTGATGGTAAGAATATTGCATTGCGTTTATTCAGGGTAAAAATCAACGCAGCGAATAATGCAGTCGATAAGGTAATAGAAGACTACAAGCAGCTTGTCGAGCTATATCCGGAGAATAACAATTTTAAATTGAGTTTGGCTTCGATTTATTCCATGACAAATAAGCTGGATTCGGCTGAATCCCTGCTTCGGGATGTTGTAGAAAAAGAAGGTTATAAACCCGATTCGGAAATTACATTGCTCGAATTTTTCAATGCTAGATCCAAAGATCGAGTGCCTACGGAATATGAAGCTATGGTGAATCGCCATCAGCAACAGGCGGCTTCGATTGTGGAACTATCGAAATGGATGATGGCAAATGGCTTTACAAGCAATGCTGAAACTGGTTTGAAGAAAGTCGTTGCCTCGGAAGGAAGTAGCGAGTTGGGCTTAACTGCACAAGTACTTATTGCGGATATCGCTGTTGGTGCCAAGAAATACGATTCTGCAGCACAAATCGTTGATAAAGTGCTTTCGTCAAATTCGGATTTTGTTCAGGCTAAGTTATTAAAGGCTAGGCTTTTTCTGATAAATAGCAATCCTGACGAAGCTGTGGCTCTGCTTAATAAACTAGTCTGGGATAAGTCGAATTTAGACGAAGTATACTCTTTATTAGGGCAGGCCCATCAAGTCAAGAAAGATCGCAAAACAGCAGATAGATATTTTAAACAGGCTTTGGAAGTGAATCCGGTTAACATGGTGGCCTTTACAAATAGCTTTGGAGCTTATCTTCAGACTGGTCAGAGAGATGCGGCCAGACAGATTGTGGAAAAGGCGCTTAAATTAAAACCAAATCAAATTAATTTTCTTATTGGCGAGGCGGAACTTGATATCTTAGAAAAACGTTGGGATCAAGCTCAAGATGTTGTGCATAAAATAGCTTTGTTTTCCAAAGAAAAAGCGGTTCCTATTTATCTGCAGGCTAACGTGTTGCAAGGTAGAGGCAAGTACGCCGACGCGGTAGCGTTGTATGAAAAGATTCTTCAGGAGTTTCCCGGTCATCTCAATTCGATGATAAATCTGGTTCGTAGCTATGATGCTTTAGGCCAGAAAGAAAAGGCACTGGCATATCTCGAAAAACACCATGAGCGACATCCTGCCGATGAGGTGATTGTTGGGGTTTTGTCGGACGTTTATTTGACCAGTAAAGATTACAGCAAAGCTAAAAAGTTGCTTGCCGTGCAGGTCGAACAGTTTCCTAAAGTCCCTTCTGCCTATTTGGCTTTGGCCAAAGTGGAAGCGTTATCTGGCGGAAATGTCGACACCGTAAAGCAAGTCTATTCGAAGGGTCTACAGGCCAATCCTGGAGACATACAATTGAGTCTGGCGTTGGCAGGGCTGTATGAACAGGCTAACGAAAAACAAATGGCAAGAAAAATTTATCAGGAATTGCTTGCCAAAGATCCTGATGTTGACGTGGCAATCAATAATTTATCTTCCTTGCTTGTGGAATCTGATAGCGACGATGATGTGGCTAAAGGCGTGCTGTTGGCGGAGAAGTTTAAAAATTCGGAAAACCCTTATTTTCAAGATACGTACGCTTGGGGGCTTGTGAGATCCGGTAAGATCCCCGATGGGATGAAATTATTGGAGGAAATCGTCATCAAGGAGCCAAAACTGCCTGAATTTAGGTACCATTTGGGTGTGGCGCACTACCGCAGTGGCAACAAAGCTACTGCAGTATCGGAATTAAAGCAGGCAATTGCTCTCTCTGATAAGCAGAAGAAGGGGTTTGCTGGCGTGGATATAGCGAAGAAGATGCTGTTCGAGATCGAACATTCTGTAACCAAATAA
- a CDS encoding polysaccharide biosynthesis/export family protein — MLINNKIFCAAWFAVFSYVFFSGCAQPLLEDVEQASDYTYRIGPGDSVNIFVWGNPELSTSAAVRPDGKITVPLVEELLASGKTPFELARDIEKVLSTYVKSPQVVVMVGGFKGVRDQQIRIIGRIGGGGAGGGGGASGGGGGGGIGRYQGKSIPYERGMTLLDVIIQIGLDQFADGNRASVIRNVNGELKPYAVRIDDLIDNADLTANVLMMPGDILIIPDAYF, encoded by the coding sequence ATGTTGATAAACAATAAAATATTCTGCGCAGCTTGGTTTGCGGTATTTTCTTACGTATTTTTTTCTGGATGCGCTCAGCCTTTACTTGAAGACGTAGAGCAGGCATCCGATTACACTTATCGTATCGGCCCCGGAGATAGCGTAAACATATTCGTATGGGGTAATCCGGAATTGTCGACGTCAGCAGCTGTAAGGCCGGATGGAAAAATAACTGTGCCGTTGGTTGAAGAGCTTTTGGCAAGCGGTAAGACACCCTTCGAGTTGGCGAGAGATATCGAGAAGGTGCTGTCTACTTACGTTAAAAGCCCTCAGGTCGTGGTTATGGTTGGAGGCTTTAAAGGTGTGCGAGATCAGCAAATTCGAATTATCGGAAGAATTGGTGGCGGTGGGGCCGGCGGTGGCGGAGGTGCCAGTGGCGGTGGCGGCGGCGGAGGGATCGGTCGATATCAAGGGAAATCCATCCCTTACGAGAGAGGCATGACATTGCTGGATGTTATTATCCAAATTGGGCTTGATCAATTTGCCGATGGAAACAGGGCAAGCGTTATACGAAACGTTAACGGAGAGTTAAAGCCGTATGCTGTGCGAATCGATGATTTGATTGATAATGCGGATTTAACGGCCAATGTTTTAATGATGCCAGGGGATATTTTAATTATTCCTGATGCGTATTTTTAA
- a CDS encoding XrtA system polysaccharide chain length determinant translates to MQQDLSEVYFYLKGTLKYKRVAVIFALVVCIGAWAYVFLMPDRFESKAKVHIDSATVIRPLMRGMVIEPDISALIRIIQQLMFTRPNLEKIIELSQLSRVQDDFGGKSDLIERLKKDITITGGRGDIFDIAFASKDPEVARSVVQAVLTVFSEQTEGKALADASDAQRFIEQQIRDYEIRLQDAEKAKEEFKRTNLDLLNDTDQFQALQKMKEQFQDANTALQQAISRRDVLAEQVAEVRDSDEDWGIPTTSQDVPSADNARIESLKDKRTELLLKYTEKHPSIIEIDKLINTLKTQEEQQAAGKQVSVEKEAKSDEQTSIAPAKMTNPYVQALKMGFDNAQAEVASNEALVDSIRKRIAKLEEGLNERLTIETEMKNLNRDYETISRKYSELLERREQAHITERVDDQTSRLKFKIADPPSKPDKPSFPNRKLFYSLVLLVSIVIGFCVAFLIYFIRPVFMSTRQVRVVTGLPSLGSVSLTSQGITKSSNVDWVLVSTLLLLVAGYFGIMALEILK, encoded by the coding sequence ATGCAGCAAGATCTTTCAGAAGTGTATTTTTATTTAAAAGGTACGCTTAAGTACAAACGAGTAGCCGTTATATTCGCGTTGGTGGTATGTATTGGTGCTTGGGCTTATGTGTTTTTAATGCCTGATAGGTTTGAATCTAAGGCGAAGGTGCATATAGATTCGGCCACAGTGATTAGACCGCTCATGAGAGGGATGGTTATTGAGCCAGATATATCTGCTTTGATAAGAATAATACAGCAGTTAATGTTCACCCGGCCTAATTTGGAAAAAATTATCGAATTGTCTCAGTTGAGCCGAGTTCAGGACGATTTCGGCGGCAAATCGGATTTAATCGAACGTCTCAAGAAAGACATTACCATCACTGGCGGAAGGGGGGATATATTCGACATCGCCTTTGCTTCTAAGGATCCCGAAGTGGCAAGGAGTGTGGTGCAAGCGGTGTTAACAGTGTTTTCGGAACAAACCGAAGGTAAAGCGCTGGCTGATGCCAGTGATGCTCAGCGTTTCATAGAGCAGCAGATACGGGATTATGAAATTAGATTGCAGGATGCAGAGAAGGCCAAAGAAGAGTTTAAACGAACCAATTTGGATTTATTGAACGATACCGATCAATTTCAAGCATTGCAGAAAATGAAGGAGCAGTTCCAGGACGCCAATACTGCACTTCAGCAAGCCATATCAAGAAGAGACGTTCTCGCGGAACAGGTAGCCGAAGTCCGAGATTCAGATGAAGATTGGGGAATTCCTACGACCTCCCAAGATGTGCCGTCCGCCGATAACGCCAGAATCGAGTCGCTAAAAGACAAGCGAACTGAGCTTTTATTGAAATACACCGAAAAGCATCCGTCTATAATCGAAATAGATAAGTTGATAAATACCCTGAAAACTCAGGAAGAACAGCAGGCGGCAGGTAAACAGGTTTCAGTGGAAAAAGAAGCTAAGAGCGATGAACAGACTTCGATCGCGCCCGCTAAAATGACAAACCCATACGTGCAAGCCCTGAAAATGGGTTTTGATAATGCCCAAGCAGAGGTGGCTTCCAATGAGGCTTTAGTAGATTCGATTCGAAAACGAATAGCCAAACTGGAGGAGGGTTTGAATGAGCGTTTAACTATCGAGACGGAGATGAAAAATCTAAATCGCGATTACGAAACGATCAGTCGTAAATATTCTGAGTTATTGGAAAGAAGAGAGCAGGCACATATCACCGAGCGTGTGGATGATCAAACTTCAAGATTAAAGTTTAAAATAGCTGATCCTCCGAGTAAACCTGATAAGCCGAGCTTTCCGAACAGAAAGCTATTTTATTCGTTGGTTTTACTCGTAAGTATTGTAATAGGGTTTTGCGTCGCTTTTTTAATTTATTTTATTCGTCCGGTTTTTATGTCTACGCGCCAAGTTCGCGTCGTAACTGGGCTCCCTTCTTTGGGCAGTGTGTCCTTAACCTCCCAGGGCATAACCAAATCTAGTAACGTCGACTGGGTGTTAGTATCGACGTTGCTGTTGTTGGTGGCTGGATATTTTGGAATTATGGCGCTAGAAATACTTAAATAA
- a CDS encoding XrtA-associated tyrosine autokinase → MMSIIENALKKAAKQGLVANSEAVESASLGVGKKPGLQDIDLVESDNTNLGIGTKVVADRQVVIDWQALSENGFIDSNNAKSQLAEEFRVIKRPLVNNIQGAENNGINRSNLILICSSLPGEGKTFVSINLALSIANERDKSVLLIDADVEKPGVAKQLGIDNSRGLIEYLEDDRVTFSDILLKTDLPNLSIITAGKRHKYSTELLSSQRMYLFAEEVSRRYKDRIVIFDSPPLLVATQAQILAELVGQVVLVIAAEVTPQSVVNESVSKLSNCDVVMTLLNKTRKEIDIYGHNYSYGKYGHF, encoded by the coding sequence ATGATGAGTATTATTGAAAATGCGCTAAAGAAAGCGGCTAAACAAGGCTTGGTTGCCAATAGCGAAGCTGTCGAGTCAGCCAGTTTGGGTGTCGGTAAAAAGCCGGGTTTGCAGGATATCGATTTAGTAGAGTCCGACAACACAAATTTAGGTATTGGGACCAAAGTCGTTGCGGACAGGCAGGTCGTTATCGATTGGCAAGCACTATCTGAAAATGGTTTCATTGATAGTAACAATGCTAAGTCTCAACTTGCTGAAGAGTTTCGGGTGATAAAGCGTCCTTTGGTTAACAATATCCAAGGTGCTGAGAATAACGGGATTAACCGGTCTAACCTGATTTTAATATGTAGCAGTTTACCTGGAGAAGGGAAAACATTCGTTTCGATTAATTTGGCACTTAGCATCGCTAATGAAAGAGATAAAAGCGTTCTGCTTATTGATGCCGATGTAGAAAAACCGGGCGTAGCAAAACAGCTTGGAATTGATAACTCTCGCGGATTGATTGAATACTTGGAGGACGACAGAGTCACTTTTTCAGACATTTTATTAAAAACCGATTTGCCGAATTTGAGCATTATTACTGCGGGTAAGCGGCATAAGTATTCAACCGAATTGTTGTCTAGTCAGCGAATGTATTTGTTTGCCGAGGAAGTTAGTCGCCGCTATAAGGATCGTATCGTTATCTTTGACTCCCCGCCGCTCTTGGTTGCTACCCAGGCTCAGATTCTTGCCGAGCTTGTTGGGCAGGTCGTACTTGTTATTGCTGCTGAAGTTACTCCGCAGAGTGTTGTAAATGAATCGGTTTCGAAACTGAGCAATTGTGACGTGGTAATGACGTTGCTAAATAAAACGAGAAAAGAAATAGATATATACGGTCATAACTACAGTTACGGGAAATATGGCCATTTTTGA
- a CDS encoding TIGR03016 family PEP-CTERM system-associated outer membrane protein — protein MAIFDCRGVSFDKASRRLLAAGLFAYFGFSEVCYGFDWRVTPSLSASETFTDNINLANVDKKSGFVTEVTPGLSLNGASPWSNFNLNYRLQSLHNAGGRDDLDFNHQLNMSSLYQAIRNTLYIQTTSSISQQNISNAFVTTDNISGSGGRTENKNFSISPYWTPRFGSFGSGLVKVGYSRSTFDNATSEGTTGVVPDNFVTDSDTFTRQARLSSGSFFSSVNWALNYSSTEQTRGTGQDVRFEQYQGDMRYFFNRKFSVFGQAGFENNDYQTTQNSIRNGFFYTLGGRWSPSRWYWLEVGLGNNKHATLQFNPSNNFSSTITYRNKDVGLNTGDSWDASLRYQLQRANIGFNYSQETTTTQQLLTEQGYFLRDASGNLSQVINTQDLITQGFLMVDPSDPTGTRLIPGPNFNNSRLVANPFDLVNDVIIRKRGALSVSYQSGKSSYNASVYNERRSYELRAGEDMSYGISGGWQWQIEPRLDFYLRPSWQHNEGQITDNTRYDVALGLTRAIPINLGRPLLMNTRLEFRHINQSSDTSRFDYTENRATANFNVRF, from the coding sequence ATGGCCATTTTTGATTGTCGTGGGGTTTCGTTTGATAAAGCCAGCCGGCGTCTGCTTGCCGCAGGGCTTTTTGCTTATTTTGGTTTTTCAGAAGTCTGTTACGGATTTGATTGGCGCGTGACTCCTAGTTTATCTGCTTCCGAAACGTTCACTGACAATATAAATCTCGCTAACGTTGATAAAAAAAGCGGCTTCGTGACCGAAGTTACCCCAGGGCTATCATTAAACGGTGCATCCCCTTGGAGTAATTTTAATCTGAATTATCGGCTGCAGAGTTTGCACAATGCCGGTGGGCGTGATGATCTGGATTTTAACCACCAACTGAATATGTCGTCTTTGTATCAGGCGATCAGGAATACTTTATACATACAGACTACAAGTTCAATTAGTCAACAAAATATTAGTAATGCCTTTGTTACCACCGATAATATTTCTGGTTCCGGTGGGCGAACCGAGAATAAGAACTTTAGTATCTCTCCTTATTGGACGCCACGGTTCGGTTCGTTTGGGAGTGGTTTGGTCAAGGTTGGATATAGCCGGTCTACTTTTGACAACGCTACTTCGGAAGGGACAACAGGTGTGGTCCCGGATAATTTTGTAACTGATTCCGATACTTTTACGCGCCAAGCCCGTTTATCGAGCGGATCTTTTTTTAGCAGCGTGAATTGGGCTCTAAATTATTCGTCGACGGAACAAACTAGAGGAACAGGTCAGGACGTCCGTTTTGAACAGTATCAAGGAGATATGCGTTATTTTTTTAATCGAAAGTTCAGCGTTTTCGGTCAGGCAGGGTTCGAAAATAATGATTATCAGACTACGCAAAATAGTATACGAAACGGCTTCTTCTATACTCTTGGCGGACGCTGGAGCCCCAGCCGCTGGTATTGGTTAGAAGTAGGTTTGGGTAATAACAAGCATGCCACGCTACAATTTAATCCGTCGAACAATTTTAGTTCTACCATTACCTATCGTAACAAGGATGTAGGGCTGAACACTGGAGACTCTTGGGATGCGAGTCTGAGGTATCAGCTTCAGCGAGCTAATATCGGCTTCAACTATAGTCAAGAGACTACCACAACTCAGCAGTTATTGACCGAGCAGGGCTATTTCCTCAGGGATGCATCTGGGAATCTGAGTCAAGTGATTAACACTCAAGATTTAATTACTCAGGGTTTTTTGATGGTGGATCCGTCAGACCCAACCGGAACTCGGTTAATTCCCGGCCCCAATTTTAATAACTCTCGGCTCGTGGCAAATCCATTCGATTTGGTCAATGATGTCATTATTCGCAAACGCGGAGCATTGTCGGTCAGTTATCAATCCGGCAAAAGCAGTTATAACGCTTCGGTTTATAACGAGAGGCGTTCGTACGAACTTCGAGCTGGCGAGGACATGTCTTATGGCATTTCCGGCGGGTGGCAGTGGCAAATCGAGCCAAGGTTGGACTTTTACCTAAGGCCATCTTGGCAGCATAACGAGGGCCAAATTACGGATAACACCCGGTACGATGTCGCATTGGGCCTTACGCGAGCAATACCTATAAATCTCGGAAGACCGTTACTGATGAATACCAGATTAGAGTTTCGCCACATCAACCAAAGTTCTGACACTTCACGTTTCGACTATACTGAAAACCGTGCAACAGCCAACTTCAATGTTCGTTTCTGA